The proteins below come from a single Thermodesulfatator atlanticus DSM 21156 genomic window:
- a CDS encoding 4Fe-4S binding protein produces the protein MKIFLAKEGAGLKLKTAEEFPEEAVLLAAFSNEIQDETALFSPTLKVNATLGDFDHTILEKIALLEKRRFNENIVKTYTLDKRGKIIVFSKDPKKLSRFEEIYGGLLELFTISLGAKTLDHLVAEDVRVAKKGDVYLVEVARRLPIDPEKCSYCGVCGALCPEGAIFPELYIDFERCSLCNECVSACPEGAIDLHRYESLELEAPYLLFLEDPAIELPEEREQIFTLTELDKLLTLQGEHLVEELIRIRPGLCQHFGRLGAGCSKCIETCKALAITGKEEGISIDHFKCEGCGSCATCPSGAFEFSPFSDQSFFEYFSEIPLTDLRIIIAQESDLLNFWWWRNNQKFPKTFFLEYGRPNALTAVHLLYLWCRGAKEVILVTEENDSLAKEVLLANEITKHFWQTLPFKRISAEEFLTLANETEGKNPLKETFSFKSFNNRRKLLKELLSFAWESTNASQGEIIASPDFGEVFCDAEKCSLCAACLNVCQTGALKGDEKTYTLVFTPVYCIQCGACVAICPEKALELKAGLRLSRDFLEPKALSQTEPARCKECGKIFGTRKSVEKVRQILKAQGRFAEIEDLFDYCEDCRTIKMLEKGNI, from the coding sequence ATGAAAATTTTTCTGGCTAAAGAAGGGGCGGGGCTTAAGCTAAAAACAGCAGAAGAGTTTCCTGAAGAAGCCGTCCTTTTAGCCGCGTTTTCTAACGAAATTCAGGATGAAACAGCCCTTTTTTCCCCCACTCTTAAGGTTAATGCCACTCTTGGTGATTTTGACCATACTATTCTTGAAAAAATAGCCCTCCTTGAGAAAAGACGCTTTAATGAAAATATTGTAAAGACATACACCCTTGATAAACGCGGCAAGATTATTGTTTTTTCCAAGGACCCCAAAAAACTTTCCAGGTTTGAGGAAATATACGGCGGCTTACTTGAGCTTTTTACCATTTCCCTTGGTGCGAAAACCCTTGACCACCTTGTTGCTGAAGATGTCCGTGTAGCCAAAAAAGGCGATGTTTACCTGGTAGAAGTTGCCAGGCGCCTTCCCATTGATCCAGAAAAATGTAGCTACTGTGGCGTGTGTGGGGCTCTTTGTCCTGAAGGGGCAATCTTTCCTGAGCTTTACATTGATTTTGAACGTTGCTCTTTATGTAACGAATGCGTGTCAGCCTGCCCGGAGGGGGCCATTGACTTACATCGCTATGAAAGTCTTGAACTTGAGGCCCCTTATCTTCTTTTTCTGGAAGACCCTGCCATCGAACTTCCAGAAGAGAGGGAACAAATCTTTACGCTTACTGAGCTTGACAAGCTTCTTACCCTGCAGGGCGAGCACCTGGTAGAAGAACTCATCAGGATAAGGCCCGGGCTTTGTCAGCATTTCGGGCGCCTTGGTGCTGGATGTTCCAAATGTATTGAGACGTGCAAAGCTTTGGCCATAACTGGAAAAGAAGAAGGCATTTCCATTGACCATTTCAAGTGCGAAGGATGCGGAAGCTGTGCAACATGTCCCTCTGGAGCCTTTGAGTTTTCTCCCTTTTCCGACCAAAGCTTTTTTGAATACTTTTCCGAGATACCTCTTACCGACTTGCGGATAATTATCGCACAGGAGTCCGATCTCTTGAATTTCTGGTGGTGGCGCAATAACCAAAAATTTCCCAAGACCTTCTTTTTGGAGTACGGCAGACCCAACGCGCTTACTGCTGTTCACCTGCTTTATCTTTGGTGCCGTGGTGCGAAAGAAGTTATTCTGGTTACCGAAGAAAACGACTCCCTTGCCAAGGAAGTGCTTCTTGCCAATGAAATAACCAAGCATTTCTGGCAAACTTTACCTTTTAAAAGAATTTCCGCTGAAGAGTTTTTAACTCTCGCTAACGAGACGGAAGGTAAAAATCCCCTTAAAGAAACTTTTTCTTTTAAGAGTTTTAATAACAGGAGAAAGCTGTTAAAAGAGCTTCTTTCTTTTGCCTGGGAAAGCACTAATGCTTCTCAAGGAGAGATTATTGCTTCTCCTGATTTTGGGGAAGTTTTTTGCGATGCGGAAAAATGTAGCCTTTGTGCGGCGTGCCTAAATGTTTGCCAGACGGGTGCGCTAAAGGGCGATGAAAAAACCTATACCCTTGTTTTTACACCTGTTTATTGTATTCAATGCGGGGCCTGTGTGGCCATTTGTCCGGAAAAGGCCTTGGAACTAAAAGCAGGGCTTAGACTTTCGAGAGATTTCCTTGAACCCAAGGCCCTTTCTCAGACAGAGCCTGCCCGTTGTAAGGAGTGTGGCAAGATCTTTGGCACACGCAAAAGTGTGGAAAAGGTTAGACAAATCCTCAAAGCACAAGGACGTTTTGCAGAAATAGAAGACCTCTTTGATTATTGTGAAGATTGCCGCACCATTAAAATGCTAGAGAAGGGGAATATCTAA
- a CDS encoding TorD/DmsD family molecular chaperone, giving the protein MALSELAQARIFMYDFIKSLFLEEPTNETKEKWLKALAVLEKGTEFEPLDKAIRELRNHLENAEVSDLQDEYYELFVNPAVEKPLVLTASYYLDGKAVGPTLARLRKILGEMGIKRAENFKENEDSLVFILDLMAILIENLEKKVYKDNRYQEKIFENFLKPCAAGVKKTLENHPKANFYKKCAEMLQGFLLLEERLFAEGIS; this is encoded by the coding sequence ATGGCGCTTTCAGAACTAGCCCAGGCCCGTATTTTTATGTACGACTTTATTAAGTCGCTTTTTTTAGAGGAACCTACCAACGAGACTAAAGAAAAATGGCTCAAGGCTCTTGCAGTTTTAGAAAAGGGGACAGAATTCGAACCCCTTGATAAGGCAATTCGGGAGCTGCGCAATCATCTTGAAAATGCCGAAGTCTCTGATCTCCAGGATGAATATTACGAACTTTTTGTAAATCCGGCTGTTGAGAAGCCACTTGTCCTGACAGCGTCTTACTATCTGGATGGTAAAGCCGTTGGCCCCACTCTTGCTAGATTGCGCAAAATTTTAGGCGAAATGGGGATAAAACGTGCTGAAAATTTTAAAGAAAACGAAGATTCCCTAGTTTTTATCTTGGATTTAATGGCTATTTTAATTGAGAATCTTGAAAAGAAAGTCTATAAAGACAACAGGTATCAGGAAAAAATTTTTGAAAACTTTCTTAAGCCATGTGCCGCAGGGGTTAAGAAAACCTTAGAAAACCATCCCAAAGCCAACTTTTACAAGAAATGTGCCGAGATGCTTCAAGGGTTTTTGCTTTTGGAAGAAAGGCTTTTTGCCGAAGGAATATCATAA
- a CDS encoding molybdopterin-dependent oxidoreductase yields the protein MAASKLISKKAPRSGKKFTVNPKVARRSFLKIAAATTALTGLALSGRLSQTAEAKSPKFPYSQSKTVRTICTYCSVACGIYAEVENGVWVRQEIAQDHPVSRGGHCCKGAGAIDMVNSEKRLKYPLKRENGRWKKISWEQAFDEICGKLLEIRKKYGPDAVHWNGSAKVSTEMAYLQRKLAAFWGTNNIDHQARIUHSTTVAGVANTWGYGAMTNNFNDMRHSKLFFFIGSNAAEAHPVAMQYVFYAKEVHNAPVIVVDPRFTKLAAKATDYIRIRPGTDTAFLMGLINQLIQNEWYDKEFVRTRVAGFEELKKEAAHYTPEVVEDITGVPAKEVVRIAKLLADHRPGTVVWCMGITQHHIGSSNTRACCILQLMLGNMGVSGGGTNIFRGHDNVQGATDMCVLSHSLPGYYGLSDKAWKHWCKVWGVDYEWMKSRFYNKKYMNKPGFTLARWYEGVIQEDKITQYTPLKAVVFWGISSQSQSQYHKVKKAFDKLDLVVVIDPFFNTTAAMCEKDNVYVLPSTSQYETEGSVTSSCRQAQWRYKVVDPMYDSKTDYEILQEFVKRFGFEDKFFKNIKKIPDDVTREIANGCLTIGLCGWLPERIKKHTDNWHTFDIDTLQAKGGPCDGEYYGLPWPCWTEEHPGTPILYDISKPVAKGGLPFRARFGTEYTYPDGRTENLLAAEGVANPGSEIMGGYPEFPGWKTDKNVIKQAIKRGMAPFGNARARCYCWNFPDPVPKHREPLHSPRPDLIAKYPTYPDKPDHYRVYTRFKSEQKPELAKEFPIVLITGRVVQHMGGGDETRSNKYLAELMPEVYVEINPKLANDYGIRDGEMIWIESPEGGRIKIKAKITDRVDEKTVFIPYSFAGMFMGRSMVGNYPEGLVPYAIGESANVVTNYGYDIKTQIQGTKECLCRIKKA from the coding sequence ATGGCGGCCAGCAAATTAATTTCTAAAAAGGCCCCGCGTTCTGGTAAGAAGTTTACGGTAAACCCTAAGGTAGCACGGCGTTCCTTTTTGAAAATCGCCGCAGCTACCACAGCTTTGACCGGGCTTGCTTTAAGCGGTCGTTTGAGCCAAACCGCTGAGGCTAAAAGCCCTAAGTTTCCTTACAGCCAGTCCAAAACCGTTCGCACCATCTGCACCTATTGTTCTGTTGCCTGCGGTATTTATGCCGAGGTAGAAAACGGCGTCTGGGTACGCCAGGAAATCGCCCAGGATCACCCCGTGTCTCGCGGTGGGCATTGCTGCAAGGGTGCCGGTGCCATTGACATGGTCAACAGCGAAAAGCGCCTGAAGTATCCCCTTAAGCGCGAAAACGGACGCTGGAAGAAGATTTCCTGGGAGCAGGCCTTCGACGAAATCTGCGGCAAACTCCTTGAAATCCGCAAAAAATATGGCCCTGACGCCGTACACTGGAATGGTAGCGCCAAGGTCTCCACAGAGATGGCCTACCTTCAGCGCAAACTAGCTGCCTTCTGGGGGACAAACAACATAGACCACCAGGCCCGTATATGACACTCCACTACGGTGGCAGGTGTCGCCAACACATGGGGCTATGGTGCTATGACCAACAACTTTAACGACATGCGTCATTCCAAACTTTTCTTCTTTATTGGTTCTAACGCTGCCGAGGCCCATCCGGTGGCCATGCAATATGTTTTTTACGCCAAAGAAGTTCACAACGCGCCGGTGATCGTAGTTGATCCGCGTTTTACCAAGCTTGCTGCTAAAGCTACTGACTACATCAGAATCCGCCCAGGTACAGATACTGCTTTTCTCATGGGCTTGATTAACCAGCTTATCCAGAATGAGTGGTATGACAAAGAATTTGTGCGCACGAGAGTAGCTGGATTTGAAGAACTCAAAAAAGAAGCTGCCCATTACACCCCCGAAGTCGTTGAAGATATCACCGGGGTTCCTGCAAAGGAAGTGGTCCGCATTGCCAAACTTCTTGCTGACCATCGTCCTGGAACAGTTGTCTGGTGCATGGGTATTACCCAGCATCACATCGGAAGCTCTAATACCCGTGCCTGCTGTATCCTCCAGCTTATGCTAGGTAACATGGGTGTCTCTGGTGGTGGAACAAACATCTTCCGTGGCCACGATAACGTCCAGGGTGCAACTGATATGTGCGTGCTTTCTCATTCACTTCCTGGCTACTACGGCCTTTCTGACAAGGCCTGGAAGCACTGGTGCAAGGTCTGGGGTGTGGATTACGAATGGATGAAATCTCGCTTTTACAACAAAAAATACATGAATAAACCTGGTTTTACCCTGGCCCGCTGGTATGAGGGCGTAATTCAGGAAGACAAAATCACCCAATATACCCCGCTTAAAGCGGTGGTTTTCTGGGGTATTTCCTCACAGTCCCAGTCCCAGTATCACAAGGTTAAAAAGGCCTTTGATAAGCTTGACCTCGTGGTGGTAATTGATCCGTTTTTCAATACCACCGCAGCGATGTGTGAAAAAGACAACGTCTATGTGCTTCCTTCTACCTCACAGTACGAAACCGAAGGCTCGGTGACCAGCAGCTGCCGTCAGGCCCAGTGGCGTTACAAGGTCGTTGATCCTATGTACGACAGCAAGACCGACTACGAGATCCTTCAGGAATTCGTAAAGCGCTTTGGCTTTGAGGACAAATTCTTCAAGAACATCAAAAAAATCCCCGATGATGTTACCCGCGAGATAGCCAACGGCTGCTTGACCATTGGTCTTTGTGGCTGGTTGCCAGAACGCATCAAAAAACACACTGACAACTGGCACACCTTTGATATCGACACCCTTCAGGCTAAAGGAGGCCCGTGTGACGGTGAATACTATGGGCTTCCCTGGCCATGCTGGACTGAGGAGCATCCTGGTACCCCGATTCTCTATGATATTTCCAAGCCAGTTGCCAAGGGTGGGCTTCCCTTCAGGGCCCGCTTTGGGACGGAATATACTTATCCTGATGGCCGCACCGAAAATCTACTTGCCGCAGAGGGTGTAGCCAATCCTGGCAGTGAAATCATGGGCGGCTATCCCGAGTTCCCAGGCTGGAAGACCGATAAAAACGTTATCAAACAGGCCATTAAACGCGGCATGGCGCCTTTTGGTAATGCTCGTGCCCGTTGCTATTGCTGGAATTTCCCTGATCCTGTTCCCAAACACCGTGAACCCTTGCATTCTCCGCGTCCGGATCTTATCGCCAAATATCCCACCTATCCGGACAAACCGGATCATTACCGTGTTTACACGCGTTTTAAGAGTGAGCAAAAACCAGAGCTCGCCAAAGAGTTCCCGATTGTGCTCATTACAGGGCGTGTGGTCCAGCACATGGGTGGTGGTGATGAGACCCGCAGTAACAAATACCTTGCAGAGCTCATGCCTGAAGTTTACGTGGAAATTAATCCCAAGCTTGCTAATGATTACGGCATTCGTGATGGCGAGATGATCTGGATAGAGTCTCCTGAGGGTGGCCGTATCAAAATAAAGGCCAAGATTACTGACCGTGTGGACGAAAAGACCGTGTTCATTCCGTATAGCTTTGCCGGAATGTTCATGGGACGCTCTATGGTCGGAAATTATCCCGAAGGGCTTGTCCCCTACGCTATCGGTGAGTCTGCAAACGTGGTGACGAACTACGGCTATGATATCAAGACCCAGATCCAGGGGACCAAGGAATGTCTCTGCCGTATTAAAAAGGCGTAA
- the fdh3B gene encoding formate dehydrogenase FDH3 subunit beta — protein MAMKFICDTDRCIACYGCVVACKEGHHVPVGVNRRRVVTINEGKPGEKNISIACMHCADPPCMAVCPTKCIYKREDGIVLHDKTKCIGCGYCLMACPFGAPQFPKTGPFGARGVMDKCTFCAGGPAPTFSEEEKRLYGQNRIAEGKPPLCAGMCATKALLGGEASVISKIYTERVARRGGGVM, from the coding sequence ATGGCCATGAAATTTATTTGTGATACTGACCGTTGCATTGCTTGCTACGGCTGTGTGGTTGCCTGTAAAGAGGGCCACCACGTGCCAGTAGGAGTCAATCGTCGCCGGGTGGTAACTATCAATGAAGGAAAACCCGGAGAAAAGAATATCTCAATTGCCTGTATGCATTGTGCCGATCCGCCATGTATGGCAGTTTGCCCCACAAAATGTATTTATAAGCGCGAAGACGGGATTGTGCTTCACGACAAAACCAAGTGCATTGGCTGTGGTTACTGCCTTATGGCTTGCCCTTTTGGCGCGCCTCAGTTTCCCAAGACCGGACCTTTTGGAGCACGTGGGGTGATGGACAAATGTACTTTTTGCGCGGGTGGTCCGGCTCCTACGTTTAGTGAAGAAGAAAAACGCCTTTACGGCCAGAACCGTATTGCAGAGGGGAAGCCACCACTTTGTGCCGGGATGTGTGCTACCAAGGCCCTTCTTGGTGGAGAGGCATCGGTTATTTCTAAAATCTATACCGAGAGGGTTGCACGCCGTGGCGGCGGTGTCATGTAA
- a CDS encoding formate dehydrogenase subunit gamma, protein MRRLANEVICFFAVAMFLLIGGGLALALNVPFNTGYYIDLWREFYAAVVGDWANSGPFFIKYVPLLKPLFLLVVVAVPGVFFLHYVIIGPKKFSHEGEQIHYYGVFARIIHWAAALFFTLLVFTGLIIVFADYLGGGAFVRFCRYVHLISAFGFGITVVPMFLMWVKDMLPAPYDIDWFLILGGYLSKKKRPIPAGKYNAGQKMWFWLSTLGGGLMLLTGFYLYLFNTSVTNLRYFTLFHMVLGLAIVALFFTHVYMSLFAIKGAIWSMIYGHKSADEVSILHSKYYEKIKQGSK, encoded by the coding sequence ATGAGAAGGTTAGCTAACGAAGTCATCTGCTTCTTTGCGGTAGCGATGTTCCTTTTAATAGGAGGGGGGCTGGCCTTGGCCTTAAACGTACCTTTTAATACTGGCTACTATATTGATCTTTGGCGGGAGTTTTACGCGGCCGTTGTGGGAGATTGGGCGAACTCAGGGCCTTTCTTTATCAAATATGTCCCGCTACTTAAGCCCTTATTTCTTTTGGTAGTTGTAGCAGTACCAGGAGTATTCTTTTTACATTATGTAATCATTGGTCCGAAAAAATTCTCTCACGAGGGAGAACAAATTCATTATTACGGCGTTTTTGCCCGCATCATCCACTGGGCTGCAGCTCTTTTCTTCACTTTGCTGGTTTTTACCGGTCTAATTATTGTTTTTGCTGATTACCTTGGAGGCGGAGCCTTCGTTAGGTTTTGCCGCTACGTGCACCTTATCTCTGCCTTTGGTTTTGGTATCACCGTTGTCCCGATGTTTCTCATGTGGGTGAAAGACATGCTTCCTGCACCTTATGATATCGACTGGTTCCTCATCCTGGGCGGGTATCTCAGCAAAAAGAAACGTCCTATCCCTGCGGGTAAATATAACGCCGGCCAAAAGATGTGGTTCTGGCTTTCAACGTTAGGTGGTGGCTTAATGCTCTTAACAGGTTTTTATCTCTATCTTTTCAATACCTCTGTGACTAACTTGCGCTATTTTACGCTGTTTCACATGGTGCTTGGCCTTGCTATTGTGGCACTCTTTTTCACCCATGTTTACATGTCCCTTTTTGCCATTAAGGGTGCCATTTGGAGCATGATTTACGGACATAAGTCTGCTGACGAAGTATCTATTCTTCACAGCAAATATTACGAAAAAATTAAACAAGGTTCTAAGTAA
- a CDS encoding P-loop NTPase family protein, whose amino-acid sequence MIPVVAFIGCEDRDDVFRAVTAELRRRGYKVGHIKEVSLAKNTQEPLEVAAVAELAFGRLYLKQDFENEEFEHLLMRIFEGFDIVLADGFAHVERIPKMEILKKGIFEKSLKGKVSGVLASISDYEVKNGKNFSLENIGEIVDFMEEHIIKPTLQINAVLFVNGRRVPLKKYVRETLAGVIEGFVSRLKMTENARDISVKIRLS is encoded by the coding sequence ATGATCCCTGTAGTTGCATTTATAGGTTGTGAAGATCGCGACGATGTTTTCCGTGCGGTAACCGCCGAGCTCAGGAGGCGAGGATATAAAGTAGGCCATATAAAAGAAGTTTCTCTTGCAAAGAATACCCAAGAGCCTCTTGAGGTTGCGGCGGTTGCCGAGCTTGCATTTGGTCGCCTCTATCTTAAGCAAGACTTTGAGAACGAAGAATTTGAGCACCTTTTGATGCGAATTTTCGAAGGATTTGACATTGTCTTGGCAGATGGTTTTGCACATGTAGAAAGAATTCCCAAAATGGAAATTCTTAAAAAGGGCATTTTTGAAAAATCTCTTAAAGGGAAGGTTTCCGGAGTTCTGGCATCCATTTCAGATTACGAAGTAAAAAACGGCAAAAATTTTAGTTTAGAGAATATTGGCGAGATAGTTGATTTTATGGAAGAACATATCATAAAACCCACTCTCCAGATAAATGCCGTTTTGTTTGTTAACGGAAGACGTGTTCCTTTGAAAAAATATGTTCGGGAGACTCTGGCTGGTGTGATTGAAGGCTTTGTAAGCCGCCTTAAAATGACCGAAAATGCAAGAGACATTTCTGTAAAAATAAGGCTTAGTTAA
- a CDS encoding cation:proton antiporter — protein MKAEIHSLFLDLALILFLARLFGSIFQRFGVPAVLGEIFTGLALGPSLLGLVEPNVILKLLAEIGIILLLFQIGLEVDIDQVKKTGFQSLAVALIGAFLPIGLGTFIGHYFMNLNVTASLFIGGTLAATSIGITVRILRDFKVIETRAAQIVLAAAVIDDILGVLLLTVLFEFAQTGTFQFFSTFTYIFYILTFFLLAPLAAHTIALMIDFLARKLKTYEFIPSTILSLIFFLAYFAQRFGAPEILGAFTGGIAFSRRFVVPFAASLRVSTATVTSVKSVIDPLIFIFTPLFFVYVGLEINLKALELSFYLLLYFLIFSLVALVSKGVAGFVIKGTFAERLFVGLAMVPRGEVGIIFAEFGRISGIFDQNVYTVMIAVVAFTTLIAPFMLKYYFKKDGDGLCLNQKSLKSGFIL, from the coding sequence GTGAAAGCAGAAATACATAGCCTTTTTTTAGACCTTGCCTTAATTCTTTTTTTGGCGCGCCTTTTTGGAAGCATTTTTCAGAGATTTGGGGTGCCAGCTGTTCTGGGAGAAATTTTTACCGGTCTTGCTTTAGGTCCTAGTCTTCTAGGGTTAGTGGAGCCCAACGTTATCCTTAAGCTCCTTGCTGAAATCGGAATAATTCTTCTTCTTTTTCAAATAGGTCTTGAGGTTGATATTGACCAGGTGAAAAAGACCGGGTTTCAATCCTTGGCCGTAGCTTTAATAGGTGCCTTTTTGCCCATTGGACTGGGAACCTTTATCGGTCACTATTTTATGAATCTAAATGTTACGGCTTCGTTATTTATCGGAGGGACCCTTGCCGCAACTAGCATAGGCATAACCGTAAGGATTTTAAGGGATTTTAAGGTTATTGAAACACGAGCGGCACAAATTGTTCTTGCCGCAGCGGTGATAGACGACATTTTAGGGGTTCTTTTACTGACCGTTCTTTTTGAATTTGCTCAAACTGGAACTTTCCAATTCTTCTCAACCTTTACCTACATATTTTACATTTTAACTTTTTTTCTTTTGGCACCTTTAGCAGCACACACTATAGCATTGATGATTGACTTTTTGGCTCGCAAGCTAAAGACATATGAATTCATCCCTTCAACTATCCTATCGCTAATCTTCTTTTTAGCTTATTTTGCCCAGCGTTTTGGAGCCCCTGAAATTTTAGGCGCTTTCACCGGAGGGATTGCTTTTTCCCGTCGTTTTGTGGTTCCATTTGCAGCAAGCTTAAGAGTTTCAACCGCCACGGTGACAAGCGTCAAAAGTGTTATTGATCCTCTTATTTTCATTTTTACCCCCCTGTTTTTTGTTTACGTAGGTTTAGAGATAAACTTGAAGGCCTTGGAACTGAGTTTTTATCTTTTACTCTATTTTCTTATTTTTTCTTTGGTAGCTCTAGTTAGTAAGGGTGTTGCGGGATTTGTCATCAAAGGAACCTTTGCAGAAAGGCTTTTTGTAGGCCTAGCCATGGTTCCAAGGGGTGAAGTAGGGATAATATTTGCTGAATTTGGCCGCATAAGTGGTATATTTGATCAAAACGTTTATACGGTAATGATTGCGGTAGTAGCTTTTACCACTTTAATTGCTCCGTTTATGTTGAAATATTACTTTAAAAAAGACGGAGATGGCCTATGCTTAAACCAAAAGTCCCTAAAAAGTGGCTTTATTTTGTAG
- a CDS encoding ADP-ribosylglycohydrolase family protein has translation MAQSLVKKKNPDKIAQKLFAAEMGLAIGDALGFPFEGKAREELKHINLSCYHAGLFPPGTWSDDTSLTFITIESLRRCQGLNLADLAQSFLRWLKEGYLTPFGQAIGVGRATKEALLRIEKGVLPEKAGGTDERDNGNGSLMRILPVVLRYRREPELVMLEKVHLASSITHAHPRAKIACGLYALLCRGLIETEFDKALGYALDFGRKFYQKAPFSAELRYFEPLFDGSLFTWPQEKISTSGYVVHTLLAACWILKRTKSYHEAVTLAVRLGGDTDTTAAVVGGAAGLCYGYESLPANLLNELVKGEMLKNIAWVFALEAM, from the coding sequence ATGGCGCAAAGCTTAGTTAAGAAGAAAAATCCTGACAAGATAGCGCAAAAATTATTTGCCGCGGAAATGGGCCTTGCCATTGGAGACGCCTTGGGATTTCCTTTCGAGGGAAAAGCCAGAGAGGAACTAAAACATATCAATCTCTCTTGCTATCACGCTGGCTTGTTTCCACCTGGTACGTGGTCAGATGACACGTCGCTTACTTTTATAACTATAGAAAGCCTCAGGCGTTGCCAGGGACTTAATTTAGCTGATCTAGCGCAAAGTTTTTTGCGCTGGCTAAAGGAAGGTTATCTTACCCCTTTTGGCCAGGCGATAGGGGTAGGGCGCGCCACCAAAGAGGCGCTTTTGCGCATTGAAAAAGGGGTTTTACCTGAAAAGGCCGGCGGCACTGATGAAAGAGACAACGGCAACGGAAGTCTCATGCGCATCTTGCCTGTAGTGCTCCGGTATCGCCGTGAACCCGAGTTAGTAATGCTTGAGAAGGTTCACCTGGCTTCAAGTATCACCCACGCGCATCCAAGGGCAAAAATAGCCTGCGGCCTTTACGCCCTTCTTTGCCGCGGGCTAATAGAAACGGAATTTGATAAGGCCCTTGGCTACGCCCTTGATTTTGGAAGAAAGTTTTATCAAAAAGCACCTTTTAGCGCGGAGCTAAGGTATTTTGAACCTCTTTTTGACGGAAGCCTTTTTACCTGGCCTCAGGAAAAAATTAGCACCAGTGGATATGTGGTGCATACCCTTCTTGCTGCCTGTTGGATTCTAAAACGAACAAAAAGCTATCACGAAGCGGTGACTCTTGCGGTGCGTTTAGGAGGAGATACAGACACCACTGCCGCTGTTGTTGGAGGAGCAGCAGGGCTTTGTTATGGTTATGAATCTTTACCTGCAAATTTGTTAAATGAACTGGTAAAAGGCGAAATGCTCAAAAATATAGCCTGGGTCTTTGCGCTGGAGGCGATGTGA
- a CDS encoding ubiquinone/menaquinone biosynthesis methyltransferase: MDEIKNKKVYVKEKFSRVTRRYDLVNTLGSFGIDHWWRYRTIKELKRLPGPILDLCAGTLTLAKEIVRQRPRQVVALDITYEMLAYGKVRLARHPALSFITQVAGDAESLPFKDDSFWGASVAFGIRNLANPEKGLAEIIRVLKPRGKLAVLEFSRPKVPIFKQVYHLYLNHFMPLLGGTLTGDEEAYQYLAKSIAKFPAPEEFARMMQRAGFKEIKFYPLTFGIVTVYTGVKPL; encoded by the coding sequence ATGGATGAGATAAAAAATAAAAAAGTTTACGTAAAAGAAAAGTTCTCCCGGGTAACCCGCCGCTATGATTTGGTGAACACCTTAGGAAGTTTTGGCATAGACCATTGGTGGCGCTATCGCACTATCAAAGAACTAAAAAGACTTCCCGGGCCAATACTTGATCTGTGCGCAGGCACCCTCACCCTTGCCAAGGAAATAGTCCGCCAGCGTCCGCGCCAGGTAGTTGCCCTTGACATCACCTACGAAATGCTTGCCTATGGCAAAGTGCGCCTGGCAAGGCACCCAGCCCTTAGTTTTATCACACAAGTGGCAGGAGACGCAGAGTCCTTACCCTTTAAAGATGATTCCTTCTGGGGGGCTAGTGTGGCCTTTGGTATTAGAAATCTTGCCAATCCTGAAAAGGGACTCGCGGAGATAATCCGGGTGCTTAAACCAAGAGGCAAGCTTGCAGTATTAGAATTTTCTCGCCCAAAAGTTCCCATATTTAAGCAAGTTTACCATTTGTATCTCAACCACTTTATGCCGCTTCTGGGAGGGACTCTTACCGGAGATGAAGAGGCCTATCAATACCTGGCTAAGTCTATTGCTAAATTCCCTGCTCCAGAAGAATTTGCCCGAATGATGCAAAGAGCAGGGTTTAAAGAGATAAAGTTTTATCCGTTAACATTTGGTATTGTAACGGTATATACGGGAGTCAAGCCGCTTTAA